CCAGTCCATTCGGTGTTGCTGCGCTAGGGGCAATCAACCTCAAACTGATGTCGAATCGTTCAAAAATGACCTTACAGCCCTTCCCAGGCACCGAATTACAACAGCAAATCGTCATTGATAGGAAAATAGGTACTGGCTTCGTTCACCAACGAGGCTGCCGTCAAGTCAGGCACACCATACAGCTCAACCTGTTTGCCTTTATCGACTCGCAACTTGTTCAGCAGCAAATCAAAATCACCGTCCCCGGAAACCAGCACAACGACATCGGCCTCAGCTGAATGTTCCAGCGCATCAATGGTGATGCCGACATCCCAGTCCCCTTTTGCTGAACCGTCTGAACGTTGAATAAATGGTTTCAGTTTGACCTCAAACCCGATGGCGCGCAGGATGTTCTGAAACTCCTGCTGCTTGCGATCGCCCCGATCGATGGCATACGCAAACGCAGCCACCACTTCCCGATCTTTCGTCACACTGGCCCAAAACGCATTGTAATCAAAGTTGCGCTGATACTGCTGCCTGGATGTGTAATATACGTTTTGCACATCGACGAAAATGGCTACTTTTTCCATTCAGTTCAGTCCTGAGTTTTGAAAATTCGCACACAGTATCAGCCGCTGCAATGCATTACCAGCCCATTAGGCCAATGTCCTGATTCAGGGCAAGTTTTCACCTGCCCTGAGCACAGTTTGCAATCAAGATTCAGCGAACAAATACCGGGCATGGAAGCGCAGGTGATCGTCAATGAAACTGGCGATAAAGTAATAGCTGTGGTCGTAAC
The Photobacterium sp. GJ3 DNA segment above includes these coding regions:
- a CDS encoding NYN domain-containing protein, with the translated sequence MEKVAIFVDVQNVYYTSRQQYQRNFDYNAFWASVTKDREVVAAFAYAIDRGDRKQQEFQNILRAIGFEVKLKPFIQRSDGSAKGDWDVGITIDALEHSAEADVVVLVSGDGDFDLLLNKLRVDKGKQVELYGVPDLTAASLVNEASTYFPINDDLLL